A stretch of Labrus bergylta chromosome 19, fLabBer1.1, whole genome shotgun sequence DNA encodes these proteins:
- the lypla2 gene encoding acyl-protein thioesterase 2 has translation MCGNNMSVPLLTEAVTVSAKEKETAVVIFLHGLGDTGHGWAETLMEIQPSHVKFICPHAPSIPVTLNMKAMMPAWFDLMGLKPDIPEDESGIKRAADNIKAIIEHEAKNGIPPHRIILGGFSQGGALSLYTALTCQHQLAGVVALSCWLPLHRSFPSASSGNKNIPILQCHGENDCMIPPHFGVMTHEKLRLIVNPDLVNFKTYPDLSHSSCPQEMVAVREFIDKYLPRI, from the exons ATGTGTGGCAACAACATGTCTGTGCCGCTGCTCACCGAGGCTGTGACGGTGTCTGCCAAGGAGAAGGAGACTGCAGTG GTGATCTTCCTTCATGGACTGGGAGACACAGG gCATGGATGGGCGGAAACTCTGATGGAGATTCAGCCGTCTCATGTCAAGTTCATCTGCCCCCACGC GCCCTCAATCCCCGTTACTCTCAACATGAAGGCGATGATGCCCGCTTG gtttgacCTCATGGGCCTCAAACCCGACATCCCAGAGGACGAGTCTGGAATCAAGAGGGCAGCGGACAACA TCAAGGCGATAATCGAACATGAGGCCAAAAATGGGATTCCCCCGCACCGCATCATTCTCGGTGGCTTCTCTCAG GGTGGGGCTTTGTCCTTGTATACCGCCTTGACCTGTCAGCATCAGTTGGCTGGTGTTGTGGCCCTCAGCTGCTGGTTACCACTTCACAGGAGTTTCCCATCG GCGTCAAGCGGCAACAAGAACATCCCGATCCTGCAGTGCCACGGCGAGAATGACTGCATGATCCCGCCGCACTTTGGTGTCATGACACACGAGAAACTCAGATTGATAGTCAACCCCGATCTGGTCAACTTCAAAACGTATCCAGACCTCTCTCACAGCTCCTGTCCTCAG GAGATGGTGGCTGTACGGGAATTTATCGACAAGTATTTGCCCCGAATCTGA
- the sfpq gene encoding splicing factor, proline- and glutamine-rich isoform X1, whose amino-acid sequence MSRFNNNRGGLGMNQFQQRRGGGGPGGPMRGGLMGNPHFRNHPFQNQNQNRRGHNNNNNNMNRQGPQMTPQKPIIPPPSPGPALTMKGPMQQQQQKPAQPAPEQKQTPTPPAPTPPQGKVETPKPEMQSPPPKAAIASPPPTQENKIQNANQDQLKSPAAANANGQQKQPPQASPKPGPPQQQQGQRSGGPPQGQRPQQSPRGGPHQGQRGGGGGHNQGQRTGPHQGQRTGPHQGQRMGPHQGQRTGPSPMRSRQEQERKPNNDSTDGDDGQSSEFKATLSMLLKPGEKTYTQRCRLFIGNLPNDLSEEDFKKLFAKYGEPSEVFINKSKGFGFIRLESRALAEIAKAELDDTPMKGRPLRVRFATHSAALSVKNLSPFVSNELLEEAFSQFGMVERAIVIVDDRGRSTGKGIVEFASKPAARKALDRCNEGVFLLTTSPRPVVVEPLEQFDDEDGLPEKLAQKNPRYQAEREEPPRFARPGTFEFEYSKRWKSLDEMEKQQRQQVEKNMREAREKLESEMEDAFHEHQANLLRQDLLRRQEELRRMEELHSQEMQKRKEMQIRQEEERRRREEEMLRKREVEEQMRRQREEKFRMGNFMDRDREMRMNAGGMGDMPFGAANPNFPMGGLGQQGMGASPGGLMGNEMRNERFAQGGPRGMGPGNAGYGRVREEFDGPAKKPRF is encoded by the exons ATGTCTCGATTTAACAACAATCGCGGCGGCCTCGGGATGAACCAGTTCCAGCAACGCAGAGGCGGCGGTGGACCCGGCGGGCCGATGAGGGGCGGGTTAATGGGAAACCCTCATTTCAGGAACCATCCTTtccagaatcagaatcaaaaccGAAGAGggcacaataataataacaataacatgaACAGGCAGGGTCCACAGATGACTCCCCAGAAGCCGATTATTCCTCCGCCGAGTCCCGGACCGGCTCTCACCATGAAAGGCccgatgcagcagcagcagcagaaacctGCACAGCCAGCTCCGGAGCAGAAACAAACCCCGACACCTCCTGCTCCCACTCCTCCTCAGGGGAAGGTCGAGACACCCAAACCGGAGATGCAGTCACCTCCACCGAAAGCAGCCATCGCGTCCCCTCCACCCACGCAGGAAAACAAGATCCAGAACGCCAACCAAGACCAGCTGAAGTCGCCGGCGGCAGCAAACGCGAACGGTCAGCAGAAGCAGCCTCCACAAGCGAGCCCCAAGCCGGGGcctccgcagcagcagcagggccaGAGGAGCGGGGGGCCTCCACAGGGCCAGAGACCACAGCAGAGCCCGAGGGGGGGACCACACCAgggtcagagaggaggaggaggaggacacaatCAAGGCCAGAGGACGGGACCACACCAAGGCCAGAGAACGGGACCACACCAAGGCCAGAGGATGGGACCACACCAAGGCCAGAGGACGGGGCCGTCGCCAATGAGGTCCAGACAGGAGCAGGAGAGAAAGCCCAACAACGATTCGACAGATGGTGACGACGGCCAGTCGAGT GAGTTCAAGGCAACACTGTCCATGCTGCTGAAGCCCGGTGAGAAGACGTACACCCAGCGTTGTCGTCTGTTTATCGGAAACCTGCCCAACGACCTCTCGGAGGAAGATTTCAAGAAGCTGTTTGCAAAATATGGAGAGCCAAGCGAGGTCTTCATCAACAAAAGCAAAGGCTTTGGTTTCATCCGACTG gagTCCCGTGCACTTGCAGAGATAGCAAAAGCTGAGTTGGATGACACACCCATGAAGGGTAGACCCCTGCGTGTCAGATTTGCCACACACTCTGCAGCTTTGTCCGTGAAGAATCTGTCACCATTTGTTTCCAACGAGCTCCTGGAAGAAGCTTTCTCGCAGTTTGGAATGGTCGAGAGGGCCATTGTCATTGTTGACGACCGTGGGCGCTCTACAGGCAAGGGCATTGTCGAGTTCGCCTCCAAACCTGCAGCCAGAAAGGCTTTGGACAGATGCAATGAGGGCGTCTTCCTTCTCACCAC GTCTCCCCGTCCAGTTGTTGTGGAACCCCTGGAGcagtttgatgatgaagatggtctCCCAGAGAAATTGGCACAGAAGAACCCCAGATATCAAGC AGAGCGTGAGGAACCTCCTCGTTTCGCTCGTCCTGGAACCTTTGAATTTGAGTACTCCAAGCGCTGGAAGTCCCTGGATGAAATGgagaagcagcagaggcagcaggtGGAGAAGAACATGCGTGAGGCCCGTGAGAAGCTGGAGAGCGAGATGGAGGACGCTTTTCATGAGCACCAGGCCAACCTGCTCCGTCAAG ATTTGCTGAGGCGACAGGAGGAACTGAGACGCATGGAAGAGCTGCACAGCCAGGAGATGCAAAAGAGGAAGGAAATGCAGATCAG GCAAGAAGAAGAGCGTCGCAGGCGGGAGGAGGAGATGCTTCGCAAAAGAGAGGTGGAAGAACAGATGAGACGTCAGCGTGAGGAGAAATTCAGGATGGGCAACTTCATGGAT AGGGACAGGGAAATGAGGATGAATGCCGGTGGCATGGGAG ATATGCCCTTCGGTGCAGCCAACCCGAACTTCCCCATGGGTGGACTGGGACAGCAAGGAATGGGAGCATCTCCAGGAGGCCTGATGGGCAACGAAATG CGCAATGAGCGCTTTGCCCAAGGGGGTCCCAGGGGAATGGGTCCTGGTAATGCCGGGTATGGCCGAGTCCGCGAGGAGTTTGATGGTCCCGCTAAAAAACCACGCTTTTAA
- the sfpq gene encoding splicing factor, proline- and glutamine-rich isoform X2, translating to MSRFNNNRGGLGMNQFQQRRGGGGPGGPMRGGLMGNPHFRNHPFQNQNQNRRGHNNNNNNMNRQGPQMTPQKPIIPPPSPGPALTMKGPMQQQQQKPAQPAPEQKQTPTPPAPTPPQGKVETPKPEMQSPPPKAAIASPPPTQENKIQNANQDQLKSPAAANANGQQKQPPQASPKPGPPQQQQGQRSGGPPQGQRPQQSPRGGPHQGQRGGGGGHNQGQRTGPHQGQRTGPHQGQRMGPHQGQRTGPSPMRSRQEQERKPNNDSTDGDDGQSSEFKATLSMLLKPGEKTYTQRCRLFIGNLPNDLSEEDFKKLFAKYGEPSEVFINKSKGFGFIRLESRALAEIAKAELDDTPMKGRPLRVRFATHSAALSVKNLSPFVSNELLEEAFSQFGMVERAIVIVDDRGRSTGKGIVEFASKPAARKALDRCNEGVFLLTTSPRPVVVEPLEQFDDEDGLPEKLAQKNPRYQAEREEPPRFARPGTFEFEYSKRWKSLDEMEKQQRQQVEKNMREAREKLESEMEDAFHEHQANLLRQDLLRRQEELRRMEELHSQEMQKRKEMQIRQEEERRRREEEMLRKREVEEQMRRQREEKFRMGNFMDRDREMRMNAGGMGDMPFGAANPNFPMGGLGQQGMGASPGGLMGNEMEPGAVDGG from the exons ATGTCTCGATTTAACAACAATCGCGGCGGCCTCGGGATGAACCAGTTCCAGCAACGCAGAGGCGGCGGTGGACCCGGCGGGCCGATGAGGGGCGGGTTAATGGGAAACCCTCATTTCAGGAACCATCCTTtccagaatcagaatcaaaaccGAAGAGggcacaataataataacaataacatgaACAGGCAGGGTCCACAGATGACTCCCCAGAAGCCGATTATTCCTCCGCCGAGTCCCGGACCGGCTCTCACCATGAAAGGCccgatgcagcagcagcagcagaaacctGCACAGCCAGCTCCGGAGCAGAAACAAACCCCGACACCTCCTGCTCCCACTCCTCCTCAGGGGAAGGTCGAGACACCCAAACCGGAGATGCAGTCACCTCCACCGAAAGCAGCCATCGCGTCCCCTCCACCCACGCAGGAAAACAAGATCCAGAACGCCAACCAAGACCAGCTGAAGTCGCCGGCGGCAGCAAACGCGAACGGTCAGCAGAAGCAGCCTCCACAAGCGAGCCCCAAGCCGGGGcctccgcagcagcagcagggccaGAGGAGCGGGGGGCCTCCACAGGGCCAGAGACCACAGCAGAGCCCGAGGGGGGGACCACACCAgggtcagagaggaggaggaggaggacacaatCAAGGCCAGAGGACGGGACCACACCAAGGCCAGAGAACGGGACCACACCAAGGCCAGAGGATGGGACCACACCAAGGCCAGAGGACGGGGCCGTCGCCAATGAGGTCCAGACAGGAGCAGGAGAGAAAGCCCAACAACGATTCGACAGATGGTGACGACGGCCAGTCGAGT GAGTTCAAGGCAACACTGTCCATGCTGCTGAAGCCCGGTGAGAAGACGTACACCCAGCGTTGTCGTCTGTTTATCGGAAACCTGCCCAACGACCTCTCGGAGGAAGATTTCAAGAAGCTGTTTGCAAAATATGGAGAGCCAAGCGAGGTCTTCATCAACAAAAGCAAAGGCTTTGGTTTCATCCGACTG gagTCCCGTGCACTTGCAGAGATAGCAAAAGCTGAGTTGGATGACACACCCATGAAGGGTAGACCCCTGCGTGTCAGATTTGCCACACACTCTGCAGCTTTGTCCGTGAAGAATCTGTCACCATTTGTTTCCAACGAGCTCCTGGAAGAAGCTTTCTCGCAGTTTGGAATGGTCGAGAGGGCCATTGTCATTGTTGACGACCGTGGGCGCTCTACAGGCAAGGGCATTGTCGAGTTCGCCTCCAAACCTGCAGCCAGAAAGGCTTTGGACAGATGCAATGAGGGCGTCTTCCTTCTCACCAC GTCTCCCCGTCCAGTTGTTGTGGAACCCCTGGAGcagtttgatgatgaagatggtctCCCAGAGAAATTGGCACAGAAGAACCCCAGATATCAAGC AGAGCGTGAGGAACCTCCTCGTTTCGCTCGTCCTGGAACCTTTGAATTTGAGTACTCCAAGCGCTGGAAGTCCCTGGATGAAATGgagaagcagcagaggcagcaggtGGAGAAGAACATGCGTGAGGCCCGTGAGAAGCTGGAGAGCGAGATGGAGGACGCTTTTCATGAGCACCAGGCCAACCTGCTCCGTCAAG ATTTGCTGAGGCGACAGGAGGAACTGAGACGCATGGAAGAGCTGCACAGCCAGGAGATGCAAAAGAGGAAGGAAATGCAGATCAG GCAAGAAGAAGAGCGTCGCAGGCGGGAGGAGGAGATGCTTCGCAAAAGAGAGGTGGAAGAACAGATGAGACGTCAGCGTGAGGAGAAATTCAGGATGGGCAACTTCATGGAT AGGGACAGGGAAATGAGGATGAATGCCGGTGGCATGGGAG ATATGCCCTTCGGTGCAGCCAACCCGAACTTCCCCATGGGTGGACTGGGACAGCAAGGAATGGGAGCATCTCCAGGAGGCCTGATGGGCAACGAAATG